In the Vogesella sp. XCS3 genome, ACAAGTTAATTTGATTTCAGTTTAAATAGAACATATGTTTTTATACATTTTATTGAAATGTATCGATTCATTTTCTAGGCTGAAACATATAACAACACGCGAGTAACAACACGCGAGCCACTCCTGGAGATCCTGCATGAAACTCAAGACCATCGCCTTTGCCTGCTCCTTGGCACTCCCCCTGTCTGCTATGGCTGCCAATGTGCTGATCTACGATTACCGCGCTGCCGGTAACGAAGCCACGGGCCTTGCTTCGGTACAAACTGCTCAGGGTAATACGCCGACAACTATAGATATCAGCAGCAACTACGCGAGCTATACACCAACAGGCCTGTCGTCTTACGGCCAGGTTTGGGACCTTGGAGCAAACAAGCCGATCTCTACCGAGCAACGCGCGGCTTACACCAGCTACCTGAACAGTGGCGGTACGCTATTTCTGATGGGGGAAAACGCTGGTTTTGGTGCCACACGCAATGCAGCGATCGTCGAGCTCATCGCTAGTCTGGGTGGCGGTACGCTTGGTGCAATCACAGCCACTAGCACTACGGCGACAACTGTGAACGACGCGTTCCGTATCAACAACCAGACAAACAGTGTGAAGTTTCCTGCCAGTGGGCTATTTCCCTCGGCAGGTACCGGCACCTGTATTACTGCCGATTGTGCCGCAGTTGCTTGGGGGGTAGGCACGCTGGCCAACGCACCGACCGGCACCGTAATTTCTGTACTGGACGTAAATTTTCTGCAAACCAACTACCTGGATAACCCGAACTACCCTGGCATCAGCGACTTTGTGAAAAACCTGATTGCCTACCTGGCACAACAGGGTCAGATCGCCAGCGGCGGCGGCGGCGGCGGCAGTGGTTTGCGTGTACTGGTAGCCAGCAACAACACCAAAAACAACCCGGCTTTTGGTGCAGCCGCGGTGATCGATGCCAACTCCAACCTGCTAGCCATCTTTACTAATGCCAATCTGTCTGGCGACCAAGCAGTCTCCAACGCGGCATCACAAGTATTGCCGCTACTCACCGGCGGCTCGATGGCAGCTACAGGCAATGCTTTGGCCGGCATTAACCGTGTCATCCAGTCTCGTCTGGACTCTAGTCGTGGCTTGTCATCTGGCGAACAATTCTTTGGCGATAAGTATGTCTGGGTAAAACCTTTTGGCTCCTGGGCCAAACAGGATGACCAGCAGGGTGTATCTGGCTTCAAATCCACGACCACAGGCATGGCGTTTGGGGTGGATGGCAGCCTGAATGACCGACTGCGCCTGGGGGTGGCAGCCGCCTACGCCAACGCCAACGTGGACAGCAATTCGTCTATTGCCAAACAAAGTGCCGACGTAGAGGTGTTCCAGTTGGTAGGCTATGGCAGCTACAGTTTGGGCACAAACACCGAGCTGAACTTCCAGGCTGACGTGGGGCAAAACAACAGCAAGGGACAACGCACGATTGCCTTCACCAACACGACAGCAAAATCGGACTTCCGCAGCTATACCAGCCACTTGGGAGCCAGTATCGAGCGCGCCTATCAGCTAAACGCAAAAACCACACTCTCGCCATCGCTGCGCGCAGACTATACATGGATCAAGGATCAAGCATATAAAGAAGCCGGAGCCGGTCTACTGAACCTCAATGTGGACAGCCGCGATACAGAGGAGCTGGTACTAGGCTTTGATGGCAAACTCAGCCATCAACTTAATGACCACACCAGCATAGCGGCCAACCTGGGCGTGGGGTACAACACCCTGGCCAAACGCTCCAGCATTACTGCCAGCTTTGCCGGTGCCAGTAGCGCGGCCTTTACCACCTACGGTCTGGACCCGGACCCGTGGACTGCGCGCGCCGGGCTGGGTATCACGCACGTAACTAGCCAAGGGACGGAAATCACCCTGCGCTATGATGCTGAACACCGTGAAGCCTTCCTGAACCAGACTGCATCGCTCAAAGCTCGCTGGTCTTTCTAAACACCTTAGCAAACCGGCCACAGCCCTCTACGCTGTGGCCGTTGCCGCTTACCCTGCCGCCCATGAATGCTCGCCGTGCGCTGAAACACCTGTTGACCTGCGTGCTTCTGCCGATGCTGGCAGCCTGTCAGAGCTTGCCAGACCTGGCAGTACGCACAAACACTGCGCAACAACTGGCCAAGGCCAAGGACTGGCAAACCATCACCCTGCCCAGCACCACCTTTACCCTGCAAGGCTTCGGGCCGCATCCTGGCCAAACGTATCAGACACTGAGCATCTACATAGAAGGTGACGGCTTGGCCTGGCTCTCCGCCAGACAACCTTCGTTCGACCCTACTCCGCTGAATCCGCTAGCCCTGCGGCTGGCACTGGCCCAACCACAAGGCCAGGCCGCCTACCTGGCAAGGCCATGCCAATACCAGGCCAGGCCAGACCCGCTGTGCCAGATGCCATACTGGACCCACACCCGCTTTGCCAACGAAACCGTCGATGCTACCAACCAGGCCATCAGCCAGCTCAAGGCACGTTACGGCGCCACACGCTTGATACTGGTGGGGTACTCCGGCGGGGGGGCGATCGCCACGCTAGTGGCGAGCCGACGGTACGATATTGCCGCGTTGGTAACCGTGGCTGGCAACCTGGAAACACAACAATGGGTGGCACACCACCGTATCAGCCCGCTGGATAGCTCGTTGAATCCGGGGGACGTCGCCGCCTCGCTACACAACACCCTACAGTGGCATCTGGTGGGGCAGCAAGATGCGGTGATGCCGATACAAATTGCACAGGCTTTCGCCCAACGGGCACCCGCCAGACAGCAATCCATCATGGTCATTCCCGGTACTGATCACAGCTGCTGCTGGGCCGAACAATGGCCGGAACTGTGGCGCAGACTGGGGTTAAGCACTAGCGACGACACGCCCTGACAGACAGCCACAGCACAAACAGCCTGCATGAAAAAGGGCAAGCCCGTGGGCTTGCCCTTTTTGCCTGGCCGTGCGGCCAAGGTTGGCCGCAGGCGCGGGGTTTACTTCTTGCGTTGCGGCGGCAGGTCGGTGCAGCTGCCGTGTGCCACTTCGGCGGCCATGCCGATGCTCTCGCCCAGGGTCGGGTGCGCATGGATGGTTTTGCCGATGTCGGTGGCGTCGCAGCCCATTTCGATGGCCAGGCAGATCTCGCCCAGCATGTCGCCGGCGTGGGTACCCACGATGGCGCCGCCGATCACCTGATGGGTCTCGGCGTCGAAAATCAGCTTGGTGAAGCCCTCGTCGCGACCGTTGGCGATGGCGCGGCCGGAGGCAGCCCACGGGAACACCGCTTTTTCGATCT is a window encoding:
- a CDS encoding alpha/beta hydrolase, which translates into the protein MNARRALKHLLTCVLLPMLAACQSLPDLAVRTNTAQQLAKAKDWQTITLPSTTFTLQGFGPHPGQTYQTLSIYIEGDGLAWLSARQPSFDPTPLNPLALRLALAQPQGQAAYLARPCQYQARPDPLCQMPYWTHTRFANETVDATNQAISQLKARYGATRLILVGYSGGGAIATLVASRRYDIAALVTVAGNLETQQWVAHHRISPLDSSLNPGDVAASLHNTLQWHLVGQQDAVMPIQIAQAFAQRAPARQQSIMVIPGTDHSCCWAEQWPELWRRLGLSTSDDTP
- a CDS encoding autotransporter domain-containing protein; this encodes MKLKTIAFACSLALPLSAMAANVLIYDYRAAGNEATGLASVQTAQGNTPTTIDISSNYASYTPTGLSSYGQVWDLGANKPISTEQRAAYTSYLNSGGTLFLMGENAGFGATRNAAIVELIASLGGGTLGAITATSTTATTVNDAFRINNQTNSVKFPASGLFPSAGTGTCITADCAAVAWGVGTLANAPTGTVISVLDVNFLQTNYLDNPNYPGISDFVKNLIAYLAQQGQIASGGGGGGSGLRVLVASNNTKNNPAFGAAAVIDANSNLLAIFTNANLSGDQAVSNAASQVLPLLTGGSMAATGNALAGINRVIQSRLDSSRGLSSGEQFFGDKYVWVKPFGSWAKQDDQQGVSGFKSTTTGMAFGVDGSLNDRLRLGVAAAYANANVDSNSSIAKQSADVEVFQLVGYGSYSLGTNTELNFQADVGQNNSKGQRTIAFTNTTAKSDFRSYTSHLGASIERAYQLNAKTTLSPSLRADYTWIKDQAYKEAGAGLLNLNVDSRDTEELVLGFDGKLSHQLNDHTSIAANLGVGYNTLAKRSSITASFAGASSAAFTTYGLDPDPWTARAGLGITHVTSQGTEITLRYDAEHREAFLNQTASLKARWSF